Within Bdellovibrio bacteriovorus HD100, the genomic segment TCAGTTCGCGGCTGCCAGGGAAGTCACGGGCCAAAACGGCTTCGTATTTTTTCGCTTTTGCGGTGTCGCCGATTTTCTGTGCCGAGATCGTTGCACGGGAAAGGGCTTTGGCGTCAAAACCAAGTCCGCGATAATTGTTGTAAAGACCTTCATAGCGGCCCAGGGCACTGTCGAAGATTTTACGTTTGAAGTAGAAGTCCGCGATGTATTCTTCTTTTTCCGCCAGCATGCGAATCGCAGCGGTGCGCTTTTCTTTGGCTTCATTCACGAACTCAGAGTTCGGATATTTCTTAATCAAATCAGAAAGATTCAAGATCGTGTCATTGGCCAGAGTTAGGTCGCGGTCAATGGTGGAGGGAAGCTGGTTGTAATAGCTCATGCCGATACGGAACTGAACGTAGTCTGAATTCGGAACGGTGGGGTGAAGCTCTTTGAACATCTGGTAAGACACTTGCGCTTCCGCGTAGGATTCCTGTTTGTAGTAAACATCCGCGATGGCCAGTTCGGATTTCGTGGCGAAATTGCTGTACGGGAATTTGTTTTTTACTTCAGTGTATCTGCGGATGGCTTCTTCATAACGCTCAGATTTGTCGTACTCTTCCGCAATGGCGAAAGCCCCTTCCGGCGTATTGGAGTTCTTTTCAGTGGAGGCACAGGAAACCAGAGTTCCCAGGGCCGCGAGAATGACTATGACTCGGAGCGTTTTCAACATAGAGGTAAATCATATTTTGACCAAGGTCCAGCTGTCAACGCGTCAAAAGCAGGGAGGATTTTTTAATCCAGCCGGTAAGAGAGCCTGGGTAAGTCACCTGCACCCAATCCCCCTGGGTGGTGTGGGCCACAACCTCCATTCCGCCGTATAAATCGAGGATGGAGACCTGGTTTTCACCTGGGGCGGTTTGCAACGCGACTTTCTCTTCGATGATGGTTCCGCGGGTCACAGACAGGTCATAGATTTTCAACCCCAAAAGCCCTGTAAATATAACAAAGCCCAAGGTCAA encodes:
- a CDS encoding outer membrane protein assembly factor BamD, yielding MLKTLRVIVILAALGTLVSCASTEKNSNTPEGAFAIAEEYDKSERYEEAIRRYTEVKNKFPYSNFATKSELAIADVYYKQESYAEAQVSYQMFKELHPTVPNSDYVQFRIGMSYYNQLPSTIDRDLTLANDTILNLSDLIKKYPNSEFVNEAKEKRTAAIRMLAEKEEYIADFYFKRKIFDSALGRYEGLYNNYRGLGFDAKALSRATISAQKIGDTAKAKKYEAVLARDFPGSRELKDAEKELE